Part of the Xiphophorus couchianus chromosome 19, X_couchianus-1.0, whole genome shotgun sequence genome is shown below.
caagaaaggcTTAGCCTGGCAGTGgggctagtaaagcatggcgggctGCCAGACCTGTAATatactgggggaaaccctgggtggtgatgatgatgatgatgatggcgatcatcatcatcatcaatccTAATCCATGGTAAGGATTTCACCAGatgataaaatgtattaatcacATTTCCTTGGTCCccaaccatcatcatcatcatcatcagttctGACCCGTCTGGTCCAGATTTGGTTCTCCAGGTTCTCCTCAGCTTTAGTTCGGAGGTCAAAATACATTCCTGCTCTGTCATgcagttaccatggcaacactCTGCCTTGGATGCCTTAGGGGTTAAAGGTCAATCAgggcttcctcctcctccggtTTCCCAGGACTGACGATTTGGAAGTCCTCACcaggcagaggaggaggtgggGCAGAGGGACAGGTCCGGACCTGGGGGGGGTCGGGCCGGTCGGGTCGGACCTGGAGGGTGCCGGGTCGGTCGGGGGGGTGGTAGAGGAAGCAGTAGGCTCCGGGCTGGCAGCGGTTCTTGACGTTCAGGGCCCGGTCTGTAGGAGCGACGGGCTGCAGGACTCCATCCACAAAGACACTCAGCGTGAAGCCGGCTGGGAGACAGAGAGGACAgatcagaacctgcagaacctgATGGTCCATTTGATTTGATAAGGTTTCCACTAGTCAGTAAGTTTGTGCTTTTGATCCTGATggggaacaggaagtgatgtcacatGTGGGAGCTAGAAGCAGACCGGTACCTTGCTCATAGCGTGCAGCGCACTGATCGGTCAGTTCCTGGATGCTGGTTGTAGGGAGGACGCCCAGAGTTTTCGGGTTGACGCCGATCTCAGGACTAAACACAGTCAGGAAGTCCTGCAGAGGAACAACCACAGAGTTTCAATGTCAGGCAGCTCACCTGGGTCCCCTTGGTCACCTGGGTCCCCTGTTTCCCTGTTTCCCCTGGGTCACCTGTTTCCCCTGGTTCCCCTGTTTCCCTGGTTCACCTGGTTCCCCTGTTTCCCCTGGGTCACCTGGTTCACCTGTGTCACCCGTTTCCCCTGGGACACCCGTTTCCCCTGGGACACCCGTTTCCCCTGGGTCCCCTTGGTCACCTGGGTCCCCTGTTTCCCCTGGGTCACCTGTTTCCCCTGGTTCACCTGGGTCCCCTGTTTCCCCTGGGTCCCCTGTTTCCCCTGTTTCCCCTGTTTCCCCTGGTTCCCCTGGGTCACCTGGTTCCCCTGTTTCCCCTGGTTCATTTTGGTCCCCTGGTTTCCCTGTTTCCCCTGGGTCACCTGGTTCACCTGGTTCCCCTGTTTCCCCTGGTTCACCTGGTTCCCCTGTTTCCCCTGGGTCACCTGGTTCACCTGTGTCACCTGTTTCCCCTGGGTCCCCTTGGTCACCTGGGTCCCCTGTTTCCCCTGGGTCCCCTGTTTCCCCTGGGTCCCCTGTTTCCCCTGGGTCACCTGGTTCCCCTGTTTCCCCTGGTTCACCTGGTTCCCCTGGTTCACCTGGTTCCCCTGTTTCCCCTGGTTCATTTTGGTCCCCTGGTTTCCCTGTTTCCCCTGGTCCCCCTGGGTCACCTGGTTCACCTGTTTCCCCTGGGTCACCTGTTTCCCCTGGGTTCCCTAGAAAGCCTTTGTACCCGAACAGAGTTGTGGCCGTCCCGCTCCTGGTTGAGGGTCCGCCGTCTTTCCCAGCGGTGGATGGAGTCCTGGACCTCTCTGCTCAGCTGTCGCGTCGCTGATCTCTGCTGGTCAAACGTCTTGATGTGCTCCAGCGCGCCGTAGGTGGTGGTCAGGTAGTAGGAACCTCAGACACatggacaggaagtgatgtcactgAGAACCAAGACCTCGCCCAACCAGAGTTCAGTTGGGAAGATCTGGACCTGGAGACGCCGCACCATCAGCttagggtcaaaggtcaccacCAGCTGATGATGAAGCGATTCAAAAGCTGGAGTTCATAAAGCATTTCAGaaaacccagcttttattttggcagtCCATGTCCTGTTATTGGCAAATGAATTTGCacattaactaaatatttagctctgagatttatatttagtttgatatttaaacatttagtaaTAAACTGGGACAATTATATAAgatgaataacatggtgaaaattaACCACCATTTTCTGCCAATAAACCAAATTCtaaattattgttaatttttgactAACTTTCCAAACGGAGCCTCATTGTTCAGAACCGCTGCTCCGTTTAGTCaggaggaaagacagacctcagGGTGCACTAACTTTCCCCTGCCCTACCTTCGCCCTGGGTGAGCGCCGGGTCCATCAGCTCCATCATGTATTCCACGTCCAGCTGCAGGGCGGTCATGTTGGACCGGGCCAGGACATACATCATCACAGGCAGGAAGTCGTCGGCGCCGTGGGCCCGGCCTGGACAGATGGGACGTTAGAGGACGGTCCGGTCCAAACGAATTTAGGTGCTCCCTGATtcaaggttctggttctgaaccagGGAAAGCTAGAATTGTATGATACCGGTTTGGACCCAACACTGCTAATCTGCTTTTGGGGTGATCTAAACACTGAGCCCGAGGTTCTGAGCCGAGGTTCTGACCTGGGCAGCTGATGGACATGGAGTGGTAGATGAGCCTGCAGgccttcagcagcagctggatcTTCCTTTGGGGGGAATACTCCTGGTGCAGCTTGTTCAGCTTCAGGCTGATCCGCTCCATTGCTGCCACCTCCGGGATGGAGGTGCAGATCCCCAACGCTGTGGTGGTGCTGGCCAGGACCACGGCCTGGGGGTCAGGGGCACAGGGACAGACAGAGGGACAGGTGGCAGGTGACTTTAGGGTTCACATTCTTTGCGCAGGCTCAGtgggggtgtgaatactttgtcCCACCTGGTTCTTCTCCAGCTGCCTCCGGCTCTCGGTGTGCAGCCTCTCCAGGCTCCGGTAGATCGGCTCCTTCAGCGGCTTCAGGACGCTCTTACACAGAGCTGCTTCCACCAGGCTCTCTGCACAGCAC
Proteins encoded:
- the LOC114134385 gene encoding glutenin, high molecular weight subunit DX5-like isoform X2, coding for MNQGKQGNQVNQGNQVNQGKQGNQVTQGKQGTQGKQGTQGKQGTQVTKGTQGKQVTQVNQVTQGKQGNQVNQGKQGNQVNQVTQGKQGNQGTKMNQGKQGNQGKRVSQGKRVTQVNQVTQGKQGNQVNQGNRGTRGNR
- the LOC114134385 gene encoding glutenin, high molecular weight subunit PW212-like isoform X1, whose product is MNQGKQGNQVNQGNQVNQGKQGNQVTQGKQGTQGKQGTQGKQGTQVTKGTQGKQVTQVNQVTQGKQGNQVNQGKQGNQVNQVTQGKQGNQGTKMNQGKQGNQGKRVSQGKRVSQGKRVTQVNQVTQGKQGNQVNQGNRGTRGNR